A genomic window from Labeo rohita strain BAU-BD-2019 chromosome 6, IGBB_LRoh.1.0, whole genome shotgun sequence includes:
- the si:dkey-66a8.7 gene encoding PI-PLC X domain-containing protein 1, protein MEYIIKDDINHEDWMSCLPEKLWDVPLTHLSIPGSHDAMSYCLDITSPLLRSESDTFRLLDGVFCCFTRPAIYRWATTQVQNIVEQLTAGIRYFDLRIAHKQYDPSNELYFTHVIYTHATVVETLQTVASWLESHPKEIIILACSHFEGMDFKRHEEFIYSLKKILGSKLCPHNEAILTLRSLWTSGYQVVLSYEDQSASRHKELWPPIPYLWANKPSAEELIHYLECQKRLGRPDGFFVAGLNLTTDRCFITSHPRVSLRTLTMENWNRVKEWLEDQKPGAESTCLNIIAGDFIGPVPFCSLVIALNKKLL, encoded by the exons ATGGAATACATTATAAAGGATGACATTAATCACGAAGACTGGATGTCTTGTTTGCCAGAGAAACTGTGGGATGTTCCTTTGACTCATCTCTCAATACCAG GTAGCCATGATGCAATGAGTTACTGTCTGGATATCACTTCTCCACTGCTCCGATCTGAGTCAGACACATTCAGGTTATTGGATGGAGTTTTCTGCTGTTTCACCCGGCCAGCTATTTACAGATGGGCTACTACTCAG GTCCAAAACATTGTGGAGCAACTCACAGCAGGCATTCGATACTTTGATCTTCGAATTGCCCACAAACAGTACGATCCTTCCAACGAGCTTTACTTCACTCATGTCATTTACACACATGCGACGGTCGTT gaAACCCTACAGACAGTTGCTTCATGGCTTGAATCTCATCCCAAAGAAATCATCATTCTGGCTTGTAGTCACTTCGAAGGAATGGATTTTAAACGGCATGAGGAATTCATCTATTCTCTAAAGAAAATCCTTGGCTCTAAGCTGTGCCCTCACAAC GAGGCCATATTGACCTTACGGAGCCTGTGGACATCAGGCTATCAAGTGGTGCTGTCATATGAAGACCAGTCAGCATCACGCCATAAGGAATTGTGGCCTCCTATCCCATATCTTTGGGCCAATAAGCCTAGTGCAGAAGAGCTGATCCACTATCTCGAATGCCAGAAACGGCTTGGTCGACCTG ATGGGTTTTTTGTAGCAGGCCTGAATTTAACGACAGATCGATGCTTCATCACCTCGCACCCTCGGGTATCTCTCCGAACTCTGACCATGGAGAACTGGAACCGAGTGAAGGAATGGCTAGAAGATCAGAAACCAGGAGCTGAATCCACATGTCTAAACATAATAGCAGGGGATTTCATTGGTCCTGTACCATTTTGTTCACTTGTTATTGCTCTCAACAAAAAACTGCTTTAA
- the plcxd1 gene encoding PI-PLC X domain-containing protein 1: protein MTSEVSQVSLSELPMENWMAHLPSALWDTPLCYMAIPGSHNAITYCLDKNDRSPVDLTQPDMLQKLDKYMKPIIRPFVYKWAIAQESSIREQLDSGVRYCDLRIAHRPNDRSNDLYFYHGVYTTITVEMILKEIREWLDVHPKEVVILSFSHFLGLNQELHTLLVSTIKSVFDSKLCPKMECVTLRKLWSQGHQVIVSYEHHIANCHRELWFHIPYWWANKCKAEALIEEFERRKQNGRPGGFFVTGINLTEDLKYICSHPTESLKDMVMSTYPTLLSWVKQQKPGSNAGSLNIIAGDFVTESRFIPTVIALNENLLNRTIIPEP from the exons ATGACATCGGAGGTCAGCCAAGTGTCATTGAGTGAGCTTCCCATGGAAAACTGGATGGCCCATCTTCCCAGTGCACTGTGGGATACACCTCTCTGTTACATGGCCATTCCAG GAAGCCATAATGCCATAACCTACTGTCTGGATAAGAATGACCGCTCTCCAGTGGACCTCACTCAACCGGACATGTTGCAAAAGCTGGACAAGTACATGAAGCCCATCATAAGGCCATTTGTATACAAGTGGGCAATAGCACAG GAGTCTAGCATTAGAGAGCAGTTGGATTCTGGAGTGCGATACTGTGACCTGAGGATAGCACATCGGCCTAATGACAGATCGAATGATCTCTACTTCTACCATGGTGTTTATACCACTATAACTGTGGAG ATGATATTAAAAGAGATCAGAGAGTGGTTGGATGTTCATCCCAAGGAAGTAGTCATCCTCTCATTTAGCCACTTTCTGGGTCTCAATCAAGAGCTTCACACACTGCTTGTCTCAACTATAAAGAGTGTTTTTGATTCCAAACTGTGTCCCAAAATG GAGTGTGTGACGCTACGGAAATTATGGAGCCAGGGCCATCAAGTTATCGTTTCATACGAGCACCATATTGCCAACTGCCACAGGGAATTGTGGTTCCATATACCTTATTGGTGGGCAAACAAATGCAAGGCTGAAGCGCTGATCGAGGAATTTGAACGTAGGAAACAAAATGGCAGACCAG GCGGATTCTTTGTGACTGGCATCAATCTTACAGAAGATCTGAAGTACATATGCTCCCATCCCACAGAATCACTCAAGGATATGGTGATGTCTACATATCCCACGTTACTTAGCTGGGTCAAGCAACAAAAGCCTGGCTCTAATGCCGGCTCCCTCAACATCATAGCTGGGGACTTTGTGACAGAGAGCCGTTTCATACCAACCGTCATTGCACTGAATGAAAATCTGCTCAACAGGACCATAATACCAGAACCCTGA
- the jade3 gene encoding protein Jade-3 gives MKRLRTSSSSDSSDNESPSTSFSSNKYGSKPGTPASAQKKPAEVFRKDLISAMKLADSHHISPDDYYLLADTWKQEWEKGVQVLASPDTIPQPSVRIIAEKPKEVLFSKPRKYIQCWSQDSTETGYVNIKELAEAMCRYDLDDMDLYWLQQLNAELGIMGDGPVDELTMERVMEALERQCHENMNHAIETEEGLGIEYDEDVICDVCRSPDSEEGNDMVFCDKCNICVHQACYGIVKVPDGNWLCRTCVLGINPQCLLCPKRGGAMKATRAGTKWAHVSCALWIPEVSIACPERMEPITKVSHIPPSRWSLICSLCKLKTGACIQCSVKNCTIPFHVTCAFEHSLEMKTILDEGDEVKFKSYCLKHSKPKAGEAGLSPACHKPPTETEKLGLRAQKLQELEEEFYTLVHPEEVARDLGLPISLLDFIFQYWKMKRKSNFNKALLPPKEDEENLLLQPQEDSIHTRMRMFMHLRQDLERVRNLCYMVSRREKLKLSQSKAQEQIFNLHVKLINQELSAGLPVSSSLENLLFHPPRITLKLKMPKVSLGNGKTSSKSGNGPLCPDNSGNVYDTCEGGIGQGKPQLHLGRIRIEERANGLLPASVYIRRDGGTPPLAVKQSGKPLALHAALHGQSSNRKSKTEPEKTRQLKSNGIMDKPVLQRDTSCQTPSEKDTCSEISGKSQSGGFHKTSLEHFSRSLKEATVSLVRTEDLRAFEKNARKSSGFSKPVPNERPLGGSKSCQESDGYCPDAELSDSEPEAKGKCRQGGRGQNQRGPAGDYVKSTSRTKLSFGSRTSVQR, from the exons ATGAAACGACTCAGGACTTCAAGCAGCAGTGACAGTTCAGACAATGAGA GTCCCTCGACATCCTTTTCCTCTAACAAGTATGGAAGCAAACCAGGCACCCCCGCCTCTGCTCAGAAGAAACCGGCAGAG GTGTTCAGAAAAGACTTGATCAGTGCCATGAAGCTTGCAGACTCTCACCATATTTCACCTGACGATTATTACTTGTTGGCGGACACATGGAAGCAGGAATGGGAAAAGGGTGTACAAGTACTCGCTAGTCCAGACACTATCCCTCAGCCCTCTGTGAG GATAATAGCAGAGAAGCCAAAGGAGGTCCTCTTCTCCAAACCGAGGAAATATATTCAATGCTGGAGTCAGGACTCTACGGAGACGGGTTACGTCAACATCAAGGAGCTGGCTGAAGCTATGTGTAGATACGACCTAGATGATATGGATCTATATTGGCTTCAGCAGCTCAATGCAGAGCTTGGGATAATGG GTGACGGGCCGGTGGATGAGCTGACGATGGAGCGGGTGATGGAGGCACTGGAGAGACAGTGCCATGAGAACATGAACCACGCCATCGAGACTGAGGAAGGGTTGGGAATTGAGTACGATGAGGATGTCATCTGTGATGTATGTCGCTCACCTGACAGCGAGGAGGGCAATGACATGGTCTTTTGTGACAAGTGTAACATTTGTGTGCACCAG GCCTGCTATGGCATTGTGAAAGTGCCAGATGGGAACTGGTTGTGCAGGACTTGTGTGCTTGGCATCAATCCCCAGTGCCTTCTGTGTCCTAAAAGAGGGGGTGCAATGAAGGCCACCAGGGCGGGCACTAAATGGGCTCACGTAAGCTGTGCGCTCTGGATACCAGAG GTGAGCATTGCTTGCCCGGAGAGGATGGAACCCATCACCAAAGTGTCTCATATTCCTCCCAGTCGCTGGTCGCTCATCTGCAGTCTCTGTAAACTCAAGACTGGAGCCTGTATACAG TGTTCGGTTAAGAACTGCACCATCCCTTTCCACGTCACTTGTGCTTTCGAACACAGTCTGGAGATGAAGACCATCCTGGATGAAGGTGACGAGGTCAAGTTCAAATCCTACTGTCTGAAGCATAGCAAACCCAAAGCAGGAGAAGCGGGCTTGAGTCCGGCCTGTCACAAACCTCCAACTGAGACTGAGAAACTGGGCTTGAGGGCACAGAAGCTTCAGGAGCTGGAGGAGGAGTTCTATACACTCGTTCATCCTGAGGAAGTGGCCCGAGACCTTGGACTGCCAATCAGCCTGCTGGATTTTATCTTTCAGTACTGGAAGATGAAGAGGAAAAGCAACTTTAACAAGGCCCTGCTGCCACCTAAAGAAGATGAAGAGAACCTGTTGTTGCAGCCACAGGAGGACAGCATCCACACACGAATGCGCATGTTCATGCACCTGCGGCAGGACTTGGAGAGG GTGAGAAACTTGTGTTACATGGTGAGTCGAAGAGAGAAACTGAAGTTGTCCCAGAGTAAAGCTCAGGAGCAGATTTTCAATCTACATGTCAAACTCATCAACCAAGAGTTATCTGCAG GGCTTCCAGTGTCCTCTTCTTTAGAGAACCTATTGTTCCACCCTCCTAGGATAACCCTAAAACTCAAAATGCCCAAAGTGTCACTTGGCAATGGCAAGACCAGCTCCAAATCTGGTAATGGCCCCCTGTGCCCGGATAACAGCGGTAACGTATATGATACTTGTGAGGGAGGCATCGGTCAAGGGAAACCGCAACTTCATCTCGGACGGATAAGGATCGAAGAGCGTGCCAACGGTCTCTTGCCAGCCTCCGTCTACATTCGACGAGACGGCGGGACTCCCCCATTGGCCGTGAAGCAATCTGGCAAACCTTTAGCTCTGCACGCTGCCCTCCACGGTCAGTCGTCCAATAGAAAAAGCAAGACTGAACCAGAGAAAACCCGCCAATTAAAATCCAACGGCATTATGGACAAGCCCGTCCTCCAAAGAGACACTTCCTGCCAGACACCCAGTGAGAAAGACACATGCAGTGAGATTTCAGGAAAAAGCCAGTCAGGTGGATTCCACAAAACGTCTCTTGAACACTTCAGTCGATCTCTCAAGGAGGCCACTGTCAGTTTAGTACGGACTGAGGATCTTAGAGCATTTGAGAAGAACGCACGCAAGTCTTCCGGATTCTCCAAACCGGTTCCCAACGAGCGGCCACTAGGGGGCAGCAAATCATGCCAGGAGAGTGACGGTTACTGTCCGGATGCAGAGCTCAGTGACTCTGAGCCCGAGGCTAAAGGGAAGTGCCGGCAGGGAGGGAGGGGACAAAACCAGAGGGGACCAGCTGGAGACTACGTCAAGTCTACCAGCAGAACAAAACTGTCTTTTGGCTCTAGGACGTCAGTGCAAAGGTGA